The proteins below come from a single Miscanthus floridulus cultivar M001 chromosome 1, ASM1932011v1, whole genome shotgun sequence genomic window:
- the LOC136488008 gene encoding NADPH-dependent aldehyde reductase-like protein, chloroplastic, which yields MAIANAENTSSLLPLDGRVALVTGGSRGIGREVSPHLAALGARVVVSYVSNSARADELVAELASRGHQAVAVRADVSDPDAVHALFDRAEEAFGSPPHIVVCCAGVLSDKYPALADTAVNDFDTMFAVNVRGTFLVCREAANRVPANSDGRIVTFSSSIVGTLLPGYAAYTATNAAVEAMTKILAKEVAAKGVTANVVAPGPVRSELFLAGKDEAFLRRVEQQSMGRIAETTDVAPVVAFLASNAAAWVNGQVIRVNGGFV from the coding sequence ATGGCAATCGCAAACGCCGAGAACACGTCGTCGCTGCTCCCGCTAGACGGCCGCGTCGCGCTCGTCACAGGCGGCTCCCGCGGCATCGGCCGCGAGGTGTCCCCCCACCTCGCCGCCCTCGGCGCGCGCGTCGTGGTCAGCTATGTGTCCAATTCCGCCAGGGCAGACGAGCTCGTCGCGGAGCTCGCCTCCCGCGGCCACCAGGCTGTTGCCGTCCGCGCGGACGTGTCGGACCCGGACGCTGTGCACGCACTCTTCGACCGCGCCGAGGAGGCGTTCGGGTCCCCGCCGCACATCGTCGTCTGCTGCGCAGGCGTCCTCAGTGACAAGTACCCGGCGCTCGCGGACACTGCCGTCAACGACTTCGACACCATGTTCGCGGTGAACGTGCGCGGGACGTTCCTCGTGTGCCGCGAGGCGGCGAACCGAGTCCCGGCCAACAGCGACGGCCGCATCGTGACGTTCTCGTCATCCATTGTGGGCACGCTCCTACCGGGATACGCGGCGTACACGGCGACTAACGCCGCTGTGGAGGCGATGACGAAGATCCTGGCCAAGGAGGTGGCCGCGAAAGGGGTGACCGCGAACGTGGTCGCGCCGGGGCCCGTGCGCTCCGAGCTGTTCTTGGCCGGGAAGGACGAAGCATTCCTGCGGAGGGTGGAGCAGCAGTCCATGGGGCGCATAGCCGAGACGACGGACGTGGCGCCTGTAGTGGCGTTCCTGGCCAGCAACGCCGCGGCTTGGGTTAACGGTCAGGTCATCAGGGTCAACGGCGGTTTCGTCTAA